A genomic stretch from Malus domestica chromosome 15, GDT2T_hap1 includes:
- the LOC103426856 gene encoding uncharacterized protein codes for MSFLPPLGGLSSVARKVLFSVLVQVWYKLAALLVQIFGSFCAVFGAVLLLFFYAVLLHFFGAVLCSFGAVFLCSHFCPAFFVIISTLPLLFCCQTENRIVPDISLPFLCLSSFLARIPRVPSSAVLFSVFIFLRWLGSKYFSAHSSGIYKDLYLYWIRLGFGWNRSNPAFAGQFCSDDEPVAHSLESDKPETGSTESIGGGGGGEDEEEEPVDEPDDPMEEDAVNSAAVFCIRLKQPRSNLQHKMSVPELCRNFRYEEDL; via the exons ATGTCATTTTTGCCCCCATTAGGTGGGCTGTCTTCAGTTGCTCGGAAAGTCCTTTTTTCGG ttttggtacaagtttggTACAAGTTAGCTGCACTTTTGGTGCAGATTTTTGGTTct ttttgtgcagtttttggtgcagttttgctgctgtttttttatgcagttttgctgcatttttttggtgcagttttgtgcagttttggtgcagtttttt tgtGCTCCCATTTTTGCCCCgctttttttgttattatttcaACTTTGCCACTTTTGTTTTGCTGTCAAACGGAGAACAGAATCGTTCCAGACATTTCTCTGCCTTTCCTCTGCCTTTCCTCTTTCCTCGCTCGCATACCTCGGGTTCCATCGTCTGCCGTTCTGTTTTCTGTCTTCATCTTTCTTCGTTGGTTGGGTTCGAAATATTTTTCCGCTCATTCGAGCGGTATTTACAA AGATTTGTACCTATATTGGATTCGATTGGGTTTTGGTTGGAACCGATCTAATCCGGCATTTGCAGGTCAGTTTTGCTCTGACGACGAGCCTGTGGCTCATTCCCTTGAGAGCGACAAGCCCGAAACGGGGAGTACTGAGAgcattggaggaggaggaggaggagaagacgaagaggaAGAGCCCGTGGACGAGCCCGATGATCCCATGGAGGAAGACGCAGTCAACTCCGCCGCCGTCTTCTGCATCCGGCTCAAGCAGCCCAGGTCCAATTTGCAGCACAAGATGAGCGTCCCCGAGCTTTGTCGCAATTTTAG ATATGAAGAGGATTTGTGA
- the LOC103401116 gene encoding AAA-ATPase At2g18190-like, with amino-acid sequence MFSLDKLKDQMPTTVSSMFSVYASVTTFMMLFRSVASELIPAPFRSYIYKALNYLFAPLFSRDLTLVVDELSGMTRNQVYDAAEVYLRTKIGPHTERLRVSKAPRKKNIGVAIDKDEEVSDTFDGAVELKWRFISETEKGKNDSTSERRYFELTFRRKYMDKVISSYLPYVLAQADAIKAEEKAVKLYTRHLWSRYNDDDVANSEWGSVNLEHPSTFDTMAMDPEMKKMIVEDLERFVRRKEFYKKVGKAWKRGYLLYGPPGTGKSSLIAAMANYLKFDVYDLELTSIYSDSQLKKVLLSTTNRSILVIEDIDCCRVDVGNRDSDSDSDLDSDSDSDRSRVTLSGLLNFIDGLWSSCGDERIIVFTTNHKDRLDPALLRPGRMDLHIHMSYCTTAGYRILASNYLGIQENNRHRLCGEIEGLIESTEVTPAEVAEELMKSDDADVALQGLVNLLKSKKAESKKKETSLPSVKKQQRHKKGIKKLLHIRLPWSKSSCLLPGTSHVLV; translated from the exons ATGTTTTCTCTGGACAAACTGAAAGACCAGATGCCGACGACGGTGTCGTCGATGTTCTCCGTCTACGCTTCCGTCACCACATTCATGATGCTGTTCCGCTCCGTCGCCAGCGAGCTCATCCCCGCCCCCTTCCGCTCCTACATCTACAAAGCCCTGAATTACCTTTTTGCCCCTCTCTTCTCCCGTGACCTCACTCTCGTAGTCGATGAGCTCTCCGGCATGACCCGCAACCAAGTCTACGACGCTGCCGAGGTTTACCTGCGGACAAAGATCGGGCCCCACACCGAGCGCCTCCGCGTCAGCAAAGCTCCCCGGAAGAAGAACATCGGCGTCGCCATCGACAAGGACGAGGAAGTTTCCGACACCTTCGACGGTGCCGTCGAGCTCAAGTGGCGGTTTATCTCGGAGACCGAGAAGGGGAAGAACGACAGCACATCCGAAAGGCGGTATTTTGAGCTGACATTTCGTAGGAAATACATGGACAAGGTGATTTCCTCGTACCTGCCTTATGTTCTTGCTCAGGCAGACGCCATTAAAGCAGAGGAGAAGGCGGTGAAGCTCTACACCCGCCACCTCTGGTCGAGATACAACGACGATGACGTGGCGAATTCCGAATGGGGGTCGGTGAACCTGGAGCACCCGTCGACTTTCGACACCATGGCGATGGACccggagatgaagaaaatgatCGTGGAGGATTTGGAGAGGTTTGTGAGGAGGAAGGAGTTTTATAAGAAGGTGGGGAAAGCTTGGAAAAGGGGCTACTTGCTGTACGGGCCGCCAGGGACCGGAAAATCGAGCTTGATCGCCGCCATGGCTAACTACCTCAAGTTTGATGTGTACGATTTGGAGCTCACTAGCATTTACAGTGACTCTCAGTTGAAGAAGGTTTTGCTGTCCACTACCAATCGTTCTATTTTGGTAATTGAGGACATTGATTGCTGCAGAGTGGATGTTGGCAACCGGGATTCGGATTCGGATTCGGACTTGGATTCGGATTCGGATTCGGACAGGAGCCGG GTGACACTTTCGGGTCTATTGAACTTTATTGATGGATTGTGGTCAAGCTGTGGAGATGAGAGGATCATTGTGTTTACCACCAACCACAAAGACCGACTGGACCCGGCATTGCTGCGTCCGGGTCGAATGGACCTGCACATTCACATGTCCTATTGCACCACAGCTGGGTACAGGATCTTGGCCTCTAACTACCTTGGCATTCAAGAAAACAACCGCCATCGCCTCTGCGGAGAAATTGAAGGGCTGATTGAGAGCACAGAGGTCACCCCTGCAGAGGTTGCTGAGGAGCTGATGAAGAGTGATGATGCGGATGTGGCTCTTCAAGGACTTGTCAACCTGCTCAAAAGTAAGAAGGCTGAGAGCAAGAAGAAGGAAACATCGCTGCCGTCGGTTAAGAAGCAACAGCGGCACAAAAAGGGGATCAAAAAGTTGCTGCACATCCGTCTTCCATGGTCGAAATCCTCATGCTTGTTGCCTGGCACCTCGCATGTCCTAGTTTAA